A genomic stretch from Corynebacterium faecale includes:
- a CDS encoding glycerate kinase, with protein MTATPTIIVAPDSFKGTATAAEASTHLAEGIREVLPNAEIILAPMADGGEGTAAVFGGETITLPTTNAAGRLTEASYTLDQETATAYIDVAAASGLPAVADNPVPTTGDTYGTGVLIADAVSRGATRITLGLGGTATTDGGSGILVALGAVLRNREGYSLRQGGVDLASLDNIDTAMLNIPAGAAEWILLTDVSAPATGPDGAARVFAPQKGATPDEVEVLDAGLTHMCDVLGVDGTKPGMGAAGGIAVGLTWLSTLLHGSDDHIHVLPGAPLIARATGLEEMIPRADLVITGEGRLDAQSYTGKVVGTLHGLAHAAGVPLAVAAGEIDGDIPVGVIPVELENHADVSIQLRTAGRKIAEQFISRG; from the coding sequence ATGACAGCCACTCCCACCATCATCGTCGCACCGGATTCCTTTAAGGGAACGGCAACAGCGGCTGAGGCCAGCACCCATCTGGCTGAAGGCATCCGTGAGGTACTCCCCAACGCTGAGATCATCCTGGCCCCCATGGCCGATGGCGGTGAGGGAACGGCCGCTGTATTCGGTGGTGAAACCATCACGCTCCCCACCACCAATGCCGCCGGCCGCCTGACCGAGGCCAGCTACACGCTCGATCAGGAAACCGCCACCGCCTACATCGACGTCGCCGCCGCATCAGGACTGCCAGCCGTGGCAGACAATCCAGTCCCCACCACGGGCGACACCTATGGCACCGGTGTGCTGATTGCAGATGCGGTGAGCCGCGGCGCCACACGCATCACACTCGGCCTCGGCGGCACAGCGACCACTGACGGCGGCAGCGGCATCCTCGTGGCCCTCGGCGCGGTTTTACGCAACAGGGAGGGCTACAGCCTGCGCCAAGGTGGAGTCGACCTGGCCAGTCTGGATAACATCGACACCGCAATGCTCAACATCCCGGCGGGCGCAGCAGAGTGGATCCTGCTCACCGATGTCTCCGCCCCAGCCACCGGCCCTGACGGAGCCGCCCGGGTCTTCGCACCACAAAAAGGTGCGACCCCGGATGAGGTGGAGGTGCTCGATGCGGGCCTGACCCACATGTGCGACGTTCTCGGCGTTGACGGAACCAAGCCTGGGATGGGTGCCGCCGGTGGCATCGCTGTCGGCCTGACGTGGCTGTCCACTCTGCTCCACGGTTCCGATGACCACATTCATGTGCTGCCCGGTGCGCCCCTGATCGCACGTGCCACCGGCCTCGAGGAGATGATTCCCCGCGCTGATCTGGTCATCACCGGTGAGGGCAGACTTGATGCCCAGTCCTACACCGGAAAGGTGGTGGGGACCCTCCACGGCCTCGCCCACGCGGCCGGGGTCCCCCTGGCGGTGGCCGCCGGAGAGATCGACGGAGACATACCCGTTGGAGTCATTCCCGTCGAATTGGAGAACCACGCTGATGTGTCGATCCAGTTGCGTACCGCAGGACGAAAGATCGCGGAGCAGTTCATCTCCCGTGGCTGA